A DNA window from Hydrogenophaga taeniospiralis contains the following coding sequences:
- a CDS encoding rhodanese-like domain-containing protein produces MISIHPAQLQDWLQQAGAQAPGVVPVVLDVREPWELQTASVKPDGFELRHMPMRSVPARYLELDRDQPIACLCHHGARSAQVVHFLMQNGFTQVVNIHGGIHAWSHERDPGVPVY; encoded by the coding sequence ATGATCTCGATCCACCCCGCCCAACTCCAGGACTGGTTGCAACAGGCCGGCGCCCAGGCGCCAGGCGTTGTGCCCGTCGTGCTGGACGTGCGCGAGCCCTGGGAGCTCCAGACCGCGTCGGTCAAGCCGGACGGATTCGAGCTGCGCCACATGCCCATGCGCAGCGTGCCCGCGCGCTACCTGGAGCTGGACCGCGACCAGCCCATCGCCTGCCTGTGCCACCACGGCGCGCGCAGCGCGCAGGTGGTGCATTTCCTGATGCAGAACGGATTCACCCAAGTGGTGAACATCCATGGCGGCATCCATGCCTGGTCCCACGAACGGGACCCGGGCGTGCCGGTCTATTGA
- a CDS encoding protein-L-isoaspartate O-methyltransferase family protein, with amino-acid sequence MTSQTPLSFDQARFNMIEQQIRPWEVLDAQVLELLARVRREDFVPVAHKALAFADMELPLTHPAVDGQSMLAPRVEARLLQDLAIQPTDKVLEIGAGSGFMAALLASQAQRVVSLEIDPDLARTARENLQKAGFTNADVRVADAAANGFAACAAEAPWNVILLSGSVAEVPPALLALLAPGGRLAAIVGHEPVMRATFVTRTGDASYVTAQPWDTLAPRLRNFPEPSRFQF; translated from the coding sequence ATGACTTCTCAGACCCCCCTCAGCTTCGACCAGGCCCGCTTCAACATGATCGAGCAGCAGATCCGCCCCTGGGAGGTGCTCGACGCCCAGGTGCTGGAGCTGCTGGCGCGGGTGCGCCGCGAAGATTTCGTGCCCGTCGCCCACAAGGCCCTCGCCTTCGCCGACATGGAGCTGCCGCTGACGCATCCGGCCGTGGACGGCCAATCCATGCTCGCCCCGCGCGTGGAAGCGCGCCTGCTGCAGGACCTCGCGATCCAGCCGACCGACAAGGTGCTGGAAATCGGCGCCGGCAGCGGCTTCATGGCGGCCCTGCTGGCCAGCCAGGCGCAGCGCGTGGTATCGCTCGAAATCGACCCCGACCTGGCCCGCACCGCCCGCGAGAACCTGCAGAAGGCCGGGTTCACCAACGCCGACGTGCGCGTGGCCGATGCCGCCGCCAACGGTTTCGCCGCCTGCGCCGCCGAAGCGCCGTGGAACGTGATCCTGCTCAGCGGCTCGGTCGCCGAAGTGCCGCCCGCCCTGCTCGCGCTGCTGGCCCCCGGTGGCCGGCTGGCCGCCATCGTCGGCCACGAGCCGGTCATGCGCGCCACCTTCGTCACGCGCACCGGCGACGCTTCGTACGTCACGGCCCAGCCCTGGGACACCCTGGCCCCGCGGCTGCGCAACTTCCCCGAACCGTCGCGCTTCCAGTTCTGA
- a CDS encoding efflux RND transporter permease subunit: MWFTRISLRNPVFATMVMLALLVLGLFSFQRLKVDQFPNIDFPVVVVTTEYPGASPEIVESEVTKKVEESVNAIAGVNTLTSRSYEGQSVVIIEFQLHIDGRKAAEDVREKIAILRPTFRDDVKEPRVLRFDPSARSIWSVAVIPETVNGKAPSAVELTTWAEQTLKKRLENVRGVGSVTLVGGSRRAVNIDLDPAAMEALGITAEQITTAVRNENQDLPVGTLKTAERDRVVQVLSRLQNPKDFESIIVARRGGSAVHLAQVARVSDATEEVESLALYNGQRTLLLQVQKAQDENTIAVTDGLKAAVASLSAELPPGLRLEQIADGSRPIRVSVDNVRRTLIEGALLTVLIVFLFLNSWRSTVITGLTLPISVIGTFFFMNLFGFTINMITLMALTLSVGLLIDDAIVVRENIVRHVQMGKRPFDAAMDGTQEIGLAVLATTLSIVAVFLPIGFMGGIIGKFFHEFGITMVAAVLISMFVSFTLDPMLSSVWHDPEIEKHGHHAAPVSLYDRTIGRVTGWFDRVQDDLTEAYQGTLRWSLKHKLATLGLALAIFVGSLFMVPLLGTEFVPKADFSETSLSFHTPVGSSLEATEAKTRQVEAILREFPEVKYTLSTLNTGNAQGTMYASVYVRLVDRQERSLNADAMAAKLRERLRTVPGITVTHAGLLDPVGGNKQIEFSLQGDDLAELERLMKQVMERVRPIVGLVDLDASIKPDKPTVDVRLRREIASDAGLSAATVASSLRTLVAGQTVGNWRAADGESYDVNVRLAPEQRARTSDLEQLPFVVGSAADGTARVVRLGQVAQVVESTGPNQINRRNLNREVAINANVYGRSAGEVSADIRQVLDSIAFPPGYRYEFGGSTKNMQESFGYAVSALALAIIFIYMILASQFQSFLQPLALMTSLPLTLIGVVLTLLMFGSSMSMFSVIGIVLLMGLVTKNAILLVDFAIRARRGLDGAAPLDRENALLMAARVRLRPILMTTMAMVFGMVPLAFALTEGSEQRAPMGQAVIGGVITSSLLTLVVVPVVYCYMDDLAQWLRRVLGRRSSAQTPPVSGSAASAQ, encoded by the coding sequence ATGTGGTTCACCCGGATCTCCCTGCGCAACCCGGTCTTCGCGACCATGGTGATGCTGGCCCTGCTGGTGCTGGGGCTGTTCTCGTTCCAGCGCCTGAAGGTCGACCAGTTCCCCAACATCGACTTCCCCGTGGTGGTGGTCACCACCGAATACCCCGGCGCCTCGCCCGAGATTGTGGAGAGCGAGGTCACGAAGAAGGTGGAGGAGTCGGTCAACGCGATCGCGGGCGTGAACACGCTCACCTCGCGCAGCTACGAAGGCCAGTCGGTCGTCATCATCGAATTCCAGCTGCACATCGACGGGCGCAAGGCGGCCGAAGACGTGCGCGAGAAAATCGCCATCCTGCGCCCCACCTTTCGCGACGACGTGAAGGAGCCGCGCGTGCTGCGCTTCGACCCGTCGGCGCGTTCGATCTGGTCGGTCGCGGTGATTCCCGAAACCGTGAACGGCAAGGCGCCGAGCGCGGTGGAGCTCACGACCTGGGCCGAACAGACGCTCAAAAAGCGGCTGGAAAACGTGCGCGGCGTGGGCTCGGTCACGCTGGTGGGCGGCTCGCGCCGGGCCGTCAACATCGACCTCGACCCGGCCGCCATGGAAGCACTGGGCATCACCGCCGAGCAGATCACCACCGCCGTGCGCAACGAAAACCAGGACCTCCCGGTGGGCACGCTCAAGACCGCCGAGCGCGACCGCGTGGTGCAGGTGCTGTCCAGGCTGCAGAACCCGAAAGACTTTGAATCCATCATCGTCGCCCGCCGCGGCGGCAGCGCGGTGCATCTGGCCCAGGTGGCGCGCGTGAGCGACGCCACCGAAGAGGTGGAAAGCCTGGCGCTCTACAACGGCCAGCGCACGCTGCTGCTGCAGGTGCAGAAGGCGCAGGACGAAAACACCATCGCCGTCACCGACGGCTTGAAGGCCGCCGTGGCGTCACTCAGCGCCGAGCTGCCGCCGGGCCTGCGGCTCGAACAGATCGCCGACGGATCGCGGCCGATCCGTGTGTCGGTGGACAACGTGCGCCGCACGCTGATCGAAGGCGCGCTGCTCACGGTGCTGATCGTGTTCCTGTTCCTGAACTCGTGGCGCTCCACCGTGATCACGGGCCTGACGCTGCCGATCTCGGTGATCGGCACCTTCTTCTTCATGAACCTGTTCGGCTTCACCATCAACATGATCACGCTGATGGCGCTCACGCTGTCGGTGGGTCTGCTGATCGACGACGCCATCGTGGTGCGCGAAAACATCGTGCGCCACGTGCAGATGGGCAAGCGCCCGTTCGACGCCGCCATGGACGGCACGCAGGAGATCGGCCTGGCCGTGCTGGCGACCACGCTGTCCATCGTGGCGGTGTTCCTGCCCATCGGTTTCATGGGCGGCATCATCGGCAAGTTCTTCCACGAGTTCGGCATCACCATGGTGGCGGCGGTGCTGATCTCCATGTTCGTGAGCTTCACGCTCGACCCAATGCTGTCGTCGGTGTGGCACGACCCCGAGATCGAAAAACACGGCCACCACGCCGCGCCCGTGTCGCTGTACGACCGGACCATTGGCCGCGTCACCGGTTGGTTCGACCGCGTGCAGGACGACCTGACCGAGGCCTACCAGGGCACGCTGCGCTGGTCGTTGAAACACAAGCTGGCCACGCTGGGCCTGGCGCTGGCCATCTTCGTGGGCAGCCTGTTCATGGTGCCGCTGCTGGGCACCGAGTTCGTGCCCAAGGCGGATTTCTCCGAAACCTCGCTCTCCTTCCACACGCCGGTGGGCTCGTCGCTCGAAGCCACCGAGGCCAAGACGCGGCAGGTCGAAGCGATCCTGCGCGAATTCCCCGAGGTGAAGTACACGCTGTCCACCCTCAACACCGGCAACGCCCAGGGCACCATGTACGCCAGCGTCTACGTGCGCCTGGTGGACCGCCAGGAGCGCAGCCTGAATGCCGACGCCATGGCCGCGAAGCTGCGCGAGCGCCTGCGCACCGTGCCGGGCATCACCGTCACCCACGCCGGCCTGCTCGACCCGGTGGGTGGCAACAAGCAGATCGAGTTTTCGCTGCAGGGCGACGATCTGGCCGAGCTGGAACGGCTGATGAAACAGGTGATGGAGCGTGTGCGGCCCATCGTGGGTCTGGTCGATCTGGACGCCAGCATCAAGCCCGACAAGCCCACCGTGGACGTGCGCCTGCGGCGCGAAATCGCGTCGGACGCCGGGCTCAGCGCCGCCACCGTGGCCAGCAGCCTGCGCACCCTGGTGGCCGGCCAGACGGTGGGCAACTGGCGCGCGGCCGACGGCGAGAGCTACGACGTGAACGTGCGCCTGGCGCCCGAGCAGCGCGCGCGCACCAGCGACCTGGAGCAACTGCCCTTCGTGGTGGGCAGCGCCGCCGACGGCACGGCACGCGTGGTGCGCCTGGGCCAGGTGGCGCAGGTGGTGGAGTCCACCGGGCCGAACCAGATCAATCGCCGCAACCTCAACCGCGAGGTGGCGATCAACGCCAACGTGTACGGCCGCTCGGCCGGCGAGGTGTCGGCCGACATCCGCCAGGTGCTCGACAGCATCGCCTTCCCGCCCGGCTACCGCTACGAGTTCGGCGGCTCGACCAAGAACATGCAGGAGTCGTTCGGCTACGCGGTCTCGGCGCTCGCGCTGGCCATCATCTTCATCTACATGATCCTGGCCAGCCAGTTCCAGAGCTTCCTGCAGCCGCTGGCGCTCATGACCTCGCTGCCGCTCACGCTGATCGGCGTGGTGCTCACGCTGCTGATGTTCGGCTCGTCCATGAGCATGTTCTCGGTGATCGGCATCGTGCTGCTGATGGGCCTGGTGACGAAAAACGCCATCCTGCTGGTGGACTTCGCCATCCGCGCGCGCCGCGGGCTGGACGGCGCGGCGCCGCTGGACCGCGAAAACGCCCTGCTGATGGCCGCGCGCGTGCGGCTGCGCCCCATCCTCATGACCACCATGGCCATGGTGTTCGGCATGGTGCCGCTGGCCTTCGCGCTCACCGAAGGTTCGGAGCAGCGCGCGCCCATGGGCCAGGCCGTGATCGGGGGGGTCATCACCTCGTCGCTGCTGACGCTGGTGGTGGTGCCCGTGGTCTACTGCTACATGGACGATCTGGCCCAATGGCTGCGCCGCGTGCTGGGCCGCCGCTCCAGCGCGCAGACCCCACCTGTCAGCGGGTCGGCGGCCAGCGCTCAGTAA
- a CDS encoding TolC family outer membrane protein: protein MNAPSALFPAVSPLFALRRLTTAVALALGAVGSAQAQGLLEIYDAALGFDATLQSARMQYEANLAKAEQAHAGLRPQAGLSAGTQWANVDTSIQPSSRATNSQSVALSASQPLYRPANRLTSEQGTLSVDLAKAQLRVAEQDLIVRTTQAYFDVLAAQDTLTFVQAQKAAVAEQLASAKRNFEVGTTTVTDSREAQARHDLVLAQEIAAESDLRVKKLALDLLVGKTGTAPKPLVVPVALPALDPANPDTWVAQAERQHPSILQAEKGYEIAQLETRKADAGHKPTLDLVGQYQVARGPSSSQPALGNFRTNTASVGLQFNLPLFAGYAIQNRVKETLALEEKARSDRETVTRNVIQATRSAYFGVLSGQGQVKALEAAEASSQSALEANQLGYQVGVRINIDVLNAQSQLFQTKRDLAQARYNVLLGGLRLKQASGSLTADDLRAVDALLAK from the coding sequence ATGAATGCCCCATCCGCCCTCTTCCCCGCCGTCTCGCCGCTGTTTGCCTTGCGGCGCTTGACCACCGCCGTGGCGCTGGCACTGGGGGCCGTGGGCAGCGCGCAGGCGCAGGGCCTGCTGGAGATCTACGACGCGGCGCTGGGCTTCGACGCCACGCTCCAGTCGGCCCGCATGCAGTACGAGGCCAACCTGGCCAAGGCCGAACAGGCCCACGCCGGCCTGCGCCCCCAGGCTGGTCTGTCCGCGGGAACCCAGTGGGCCAATGTGGACACCAGCATCCAGCCGTCCAGCCGGGCCACCAACAGCCAGAGCGTCGCCCTGTCGGCCAGCCAACCGCTCTACCGCCCCGCCAACCGCCTGACCAGCGAGCAGGGCACGCTGTCGGTCGACCTGGCCAAGGCCCAGCTGCGGGTGGCCGAGCAGGACCTGATCGTGCGCACGACCCAGGCCTACTTCGACGTGCTCGCCGCCCAGGACACCCTGACCTTCGTGCAGGCCCAGAAGGCCGCCGTGGCCGAACAGCTGGCCTCGGCCAAACGCAATTTCGAGGTGGGCACCACCACCGTGACCGACTCGCGCGAAGCGCAGGCGCGCCACGACCTCGTGCTGGCCCAGGAGATCGCGGCCGAAAGCGACCTGCGCGTGAAGAAGCTGGCGCTGGACCTGCTGGTGGGGAAAACCGGCACGGCGCCCAAGCCCCTCGTCGTTCCGGTCGCGCTGCCCGCGCTGGACCCCGCCAACCCCGACACCTGGGTGGCGCAGGCCGAACGCCAGCACCCCTCGATCCTGCAGGCGGAAAAGGGCTACGAAATCGCCCAGCTGGAAACCCGCAAGGCCGACGCCGGGCACAAGCCCACGCTGGATCTGGTGGGCCAGTACCAGGTCGCCCGCGGCCCCAGCAGCAGCCAGCCCGCTCTGGGCAACTTCCGCACCAACACCGCCAGCGTGGGCCTGCAGTTCAACCTGCCCCTGTTCGCGGGCTATGCGATCCAGAACCGCGTCAAGGAAACCCTGGCGCTGGAGGAAAAGGCCCGCTCCGATCGGGAAACGGTGACACGCAACGTGATCCAGGCCACCCGCAGCGCCTATTTCGGCGTGCTGTCCGGCCAGGGCCAGGTCAAGGCGCTGGAAGCGGCCGAAGCCTCCAGCCAGAGCGCGCTGGAAGCCAACCAGCTGGGCTACCAGGTGGGGGTGCGGATCAACATCGACGTGCTCAACGCCCAGAGCCAGTTGTTCCAGACCAAACGCGATCTGGCGCAGGCCCGCTACAACGTGCTGCTCGGCGGCCTGCGGCTCAAGCAGGCCAGCGGCAGCCTCACGGCCGACGATCTGCGGGCCGTGGACGCGCTCCTGGCTAAATAG
- a CDS encoding glycosyltransferase — MQAVNVLCIKWGKKYGPEYVNKLHSMVRRHLHRPFRFVCLTDDAQGIDPAIEVKPIPAVGFDEFDQRKPWTFGHGWLKLTSFANPLYDLQGRTLFLDLDIVIVDSLDPFFEQPGAFTVIKEWDKSDGTGNTSCYIYTIGAHADALEHLKNDYPASIAAVRNEQEFITGYLARQGKLDYWPDEWCRSFKRHCLRRGLMGWFAPPTIPKGARIIAFHGKPNPPDAIAGVSGKWYRRVLPTQWVADHWR; from the coding sequence ATGCAAGCAGTCAACGTGCTGTGCATCAAGTGGGGCAAGAAATACGGCCCCGAATACGTCAACAAACTGCACAGCATGGTCCGGCGCCACCTGCACCGGCCATTTCGTTTCGTCTGTCTGACCGACGATGCCCAGGGCATCGATCCCGCCATCGAAGTCAAGCCGATCCCGGCGGTCGGCTTTGACGAGTTCGACCAGCGCAAGCCCTGGACCTTCGGCCACGGCTGGCTCAAGCTGACCAGCTTCGCCAATCCGCTGTACGACCTGCAGGGCCGCACGCTGTTTCTCGACCTGGACATCGTCATCGTCGACAGCCTGGACCCGTTCTTCGAGCAGCCCGGTGCGTTCACCGTGATCAAGGAATGGGACAAGAGCGACGGCACGGGCAACACCTCCTGCTACATCTACACCATCGGCGCCCACGCCGATGCGCTGGAGCATCTGAAGAACGACTACCCCGCCTCCATTGCCGCCGTGCGCAACGAGCAGGAGTTCATCACCGGCTACCTGGCACGCCAGGGCAAGCTCGACTACTGGCCCGACGAGTGGTGCCGCAGCTTCAAGCGCCACTGCCTGCGCCGTGGCCTCATGGGCTGGTTCGCCCCGCCCACCATTCCCAAAGGCGCACGCATCATCGCGTTCCACGGCAAGCCCAACCCGCCCGACGCCATCGCTGGCGTGAGTGGCAAGTGGTACCGCCGGGTATTGCCGACCCAGTGGGTCGCCGACCATTGGCGCTGA